A window from Corynebacterium accolens encodes these proteins:
- a CDS encoding malonyl-CoA-ACP transacylase: MITTILAGLLAAGTGLTGPSTPTTEASPAAQHQGHASTATPDRDTSDVQALIDDAQDQAGYEFITVRYEGEFAHIALDPETYNPDSDRATFEAVSQLLTEKGYEVTAVL, translated from the coding sequence ATGATTACCACTATTCTTGCTGGGCTATTGGCTGCAGGCACTGGTTTAACCGGACCCAGCACTCCAACCACAGAAGCTTCCCCTGCAGCCCAACACCAAGGACATGCGTCCACGGCTACTCCTGACCGCGATACTTCTGACGTGCAGGCGCTTATCGATGATGCCCAAGACCAAGCCGGCTACGAGTTCATTACTGTGCGCTACGAAGGAGAATTCGCGCATATCGCTTTGGATCCCGAAACCTACAATCCGGATAGCGATAGGGCGACATTTGAAGCAGTGTCCCAGTTGCTCACTGAGAAGGGTTATGAGGTCACTGCAGTTCTCTAA
- a CDS encoding tellurite resistance protein, with the protein MLKVRNEIELPPLGPGWAGAVMGLGISSSLIDAHLSPTLGHLPAEIMLSVATLVALALSISFIKYRKPGFNAKAMPAWGMVSMGILALGSAYSLILDAWLIHTVCWAIGGVLSVITCIKYLKFLVLKRPDSPAFTWGLPLVAPMVTATSSAQLAPQAGEWGSIVHGIGVFCFFLALVTGLPMFVLVYRRVFSTVPTSLVATTWIPLGLVGQSTAAAQLLAGDQWHFRAMVYGVAMLS; encoded by the coding sequence ATGTTAAAGGTTCGCAATGAGATAGAACTTCCTCCGCTGGGTCCTGGCTGGGCCGGAGCGGTAATGGGGCTCGGAATCTCCTCGTCTCTCATCGATGCTCACCTGAGCCCAACCCTGGGCCACCTTCCCGCAGAAATCATGCTCAGCGTCGCAACGCTTGTCGCCCTAGCGCTCTCAATAAGTTTCATTAAGTACCGTAAGCCAGGGTTTAACGCCAAAGCCATGCCTGCGTGGGGCATGGTCTCCATGGGCATCCTAGCTTTGGGTAGTGCCTACTCTCTCATCTTGGATGCCTGGCTGATCCACACAGTGTGTTGGGCAATAGGAGGCGTTTTAAGCGTAATTACCTGTATAAAGTATCTAAAGTTCCTTGTCCTCAAACGCCCCGACTCTCCGGCCTTTACCTGGGGACTGCCACTAGTAGCGCCCATGGTTACTGCAACTTCCTCGGCGCAGCTGGCACCGCAAGCAGGCGAGTGGGGTTCGATTGTCCACGGTATTGGCGTGTTCTGCTTTTTCCTGGCTTTGGTCACAGGACTGCCCATGTTCGTCCTCGTTTATCGGCGAGTCTTTTCCACGGTTCCCACCAGCTTGGTTGCCACCACCTGGATCCCACTGGGTCTTGTCGGCCAATCCACCGCGGCAGCACAACTACTCGCCGGCGACCAATGGCACTTCCGCGCCATGGTCTACGGTGTCGCGATGCTCAGCTGA
- a CDS encoding LysR family transcriptional regulator: MYPSREDGNDGFSPVRRSYVPDALTVDAVLAVARYGGMNQAAKHLNVSQQTVSTRIAKFEKRLNNRIFWRGAAGSSVTEVGSQVVRVLEGLEGALNECARGLETAVGVGATEDINLVVSHTVAEVDYPRWAAAYQRAHPHAYLHMRQLNSREAQRHVVQGQAELAIVEGHWVAHELHERVVGHDELVVVVPAEHRWAKPHNHNQPAIPSASASETRVAPVTKEELQSTPLVLREQGSGTREVVADILGMLAPPAGEFGSLGAQRTAIGALGAPGIIARRAVEPQLATGEYVEVPVVGISFDRPLRVVWSAQNRLSDPAQQFVRFLVDYAGGCGD, encoded by the coding sequence ATGTACCCCTCACGAGAAGATGGTAACGATGGATTCTCTCCCGTTCGACGCAGCTACGTTCCCGATGCTTTGACGGTTGATGCCGTCCTTGCTGTAGCTCGATATGGGGGTATGAACCAGGCTGCGAAACACCTGAATGTCTCCCAACAAACGGTTAGTACGCGCATCGCCAAGTTTGAAAAACGCCTCAATAATCGCATTTTTTGGCGCGGAGCCGCGGGTAGTTCCGTCACAGAAGTAGGCAGCCAAGTCGTCCGTGTGCTCGAGGGGTTAGAAGGCGCCTTGAACGAATGCGCGCGTGGCCTCGAAACAGCCGTTGGGGTTGGGGCCACCGAGGATATTAACTTGGTGGTTTCTCATACTGTGGCCGAAGTGGACTACCCCCGCTGGGCCGCGGCCTACCAACGCGCTCACCCACACGCTTATCTGCACATGCGCCAGCTCAATAGTCGAGAGGCGCAGCGCCACGTGGTTCAAGGGCAGGCAGAATTAGCGATTGTTGAGGGCCACTGGGTGGCCCACGAACTGCACGAGCGTGTGGTCGGACACGATGAACTCGTGGTTGTTGTCCCCGCAGAACACCGCTGGGCAAAGCCACACAATCACAATCAGCCAGCGATCCCCTCAGCGTCAGCATCGGAAACGAGGGTAGCTCCAGTGACGAAGGAGGAGCTGCAATCCACGCCCTTGGTGCTGCGTGAACAGGGAAGCGGCACACGAGAGGTGGTGGCGGATATTCTGGGAATGCTCGCCCCGCCGGCAGGGGAGTTCGGGTCTCTGGGAGCTCAACGTACTGCGATAGGCGCTCTGGGTGCGCCGGGGATTATCGCACGGCGAGCGGTGGAGCCACAGCTAGCCACAGGTGAATACGTAGAGGTTCCGGTGGTGGGAATCAGCTTTGACCGGCCGCTACGGGTGGTGTGGAGTGCGCAGAATCGCCTTTCTGATCCGGCCCAACAGTTTGTGCGCTTCCTTGTGGACTATGCGGGTGGGTGCGGAGACTAA
- a CDS encoding DEAD/DEAH box helicase: MSKFSEVLEQLRENQPQAKYGIAFEKLMVNFFRTDPTLRTQFDEVSRWVDWRYNGGKADTGIDLVARRVDDGTWMAIQCKFYASNARIQKSHLDSFFEASGHSFETENGSEYFGSRMIISTTDHWSSHAETALANQMIPTSRIGLSTIAESPINWDVAFPGSEVQDKNIQINLSQRETFEPRPHQQTAIDKAIEGFNTHDRGKLIMACGTGKTFTALRLAERVAEENGGKARILFLVPSISLLSQTLKEWTAQGRLDMRAFAVCSDSKVSKKAEDIAVYDLEVPVSTDGEEITQRFASGKRAKGLNIVFSTYQSLPAVHEAQQQGLDDFDLVICDEAHRTTGITLAGEDSSNFVRVHDSDYIKAAKRLYMTATPRLFDDAVKGKAAEHSAELTSMDDEGIYGPEFYRLGFGEAVDKGLLTDYKVLVMTVDESVAANAMAHSENNQINLTLASAMIGAWNGLAKRSGELQGKKGGFDENAQPMQRAVAFAKDIKTSEQIAESFPSLIRTHQELLKDKAALSDVSLTNVDLNISAQHVDGGMNAMERGTKLSWIESPAAENEARILTNARCLSEGVDVPALDSVIFFNPRNSMVDVVQSVGRVMRKSAGKDYGYIILPVAVAQDVSPSQALNDNQRFKVVWQILNALRAHDDRFNAKINSIALNGANAQDELPIDVNHVGGDEEKSDKEKLAEADRTKSPEAFEDSSAMTQQIALFSLEQWQEAIYTKLVDKVGTRTYWEDWADDVATIAENQVTRITALVDNADEDLRQEFDEFVEGLRNNLNDGITADDAISMLSQHLITAPVFNALFENHDFITHNPVAQVMEKMVAALSRANLDTETESLEKFYESVRVRASEVTSASGKQQVIKELYERFFRKAFKKQAEALGIVYTPVEIVDFILRAADEVSRKHFGKGLSDEGVSILDPFAGTSTFMVRLLQSGLIKPEDMARKYANELFATEIMLLAYYVSTVNIETTYNALREEAAQRNGEPTPDYVPFTNIALADTFQVHEDGDIPDLNIFRENNATIERQKNAPINVVIGNPPYSAGQKSANDLNANQKYPSLDKRIADTYAAKSTAQLKNSLYDSYLRAFRWATDRIGDQGVVAFVSNGGWIDGNTGDGVRLSMAEDFTDLYIFNLRGNQRTAGEQSRKEGGKIFGSGSRSTVAITIGIKDPTKSGFQLHYRDIGDYLTAEEKLSIVDSSSIETIDWQSIKPNKEGDWLNQRSEEFETWPAIGSKGEVAQKIFGKLSSGVATSRDAWVYSLSMKHLRDNMQVFLDNYSKATKSYNSEESSVPFKDWLKENDQFLNGIKWTDILQKRAQKNEKIELDMRVTANAYYRPFFPQRLYRDPRLMHRQYQLPSMFPTPEHSNVGYLQPTVGASKPYTMLAVDQIPDLNFYGSEGSQFFTRFTWSPVDAEDGGLFGKGGIVKQGEASTYGQVGEVVDGYVRVDNITDEIKQIYRDALGGDVSGDDIFHFVYGKLHDPAYRTQYAADLKKMLPHIETPSSRAEFDKFVAAGKELMALHVXYESVXPWPLXIQVKGDESNRETWRVQKMKWAKRKDPETGKNVNDVTKLIYNKQVTISGIPAEADQYMLGSRSAVAWLIDRYQVKKDKASGIVNDPNDWADEVGNPRYIVDLIGKVTRVAMETVRIVDDLDSDTGA, from the coding sequence ATGTCAAAGTTCTCTGAGGTCCTTGAACAGCTGCGCGAAAACCAACCACAGGCGAAGTACGGCATCGCCTTTGAAAAGCTCATGGTGAATTTTTTCCGTACCGATCCGACTTTGAGAACGCAATTTGATGAGGTCAGCCGCTGGGTTGATTGGCGCTATAACGGCGGCAAGGCGGATACGGGAATTGACTTGGTTGCCCGCCGGGTGGATGACGGCACGTGGATGGCCATCCAGTGCAAGTTCTACGCTTCCAATGCGCGCATCCAGAAATCTCATCTCGATTCTTTCTTTGAGGCCTCAGGGCATTCCTTTGAGACCGAAAACGGCAGCGAATACTTTGGCAGCCGCATGATTATCTCCACCACGGATCATTGGTCTTCACATGCGGAAACGGCGTTGGCCAACCAGATGATTCCCACCAGCCGCATCGGCCTTTCGACCATTGCAGAGTCCCCGATCAACTGGGATGTGGCCTTTCCCGGCTCTGAGGTGCAGGATAAAAATATCCAGATTAACCTCTCCCAGCGCGAAACTTTCGAACCGCGCCCGCACCAGCAAACGGCCATTGATAAGGCCATCGAGGGATTTAATACCCATGACCGCGGCAAGCTCATCATGGCCTGCGGTACTGGTAAGACGTTTACCGCGCTGCGCCTGGCGGAGCGCGTCGCAGAAGAGAATGGTGGCAAAGCCCGCATTCTGTTCCTCGTTCCTTCCATCTCCTTGTTGTCGCAGACACTAAAGGAGTGGACTGCTCAAGGCCGCCTAGACATGCGTGCCTTCGCGGTGTGCTCGGATTCGAAGGTTTCGAAGAAGGCGGAAGACATTGCGGTCTATGACCTCGAGGTTCCTGTATCTACGGACGGTGAGGAGATTACGCAGCGCTTTGCTTCTGGCAAGCGCGCCAAGGGCCTCAATATCGTCTTTTCTACCTATCAGTCCCTGCCGGCGGTCCATGAAGCGCAGCAGCAGGGCCTAGATGATTTTGATCTGGTCATTTGCGATGAGGCCCACCGCACCACAGGCATTACCTTGGCTGGGGAGGACTCCAGCAACTTCGTGCGCGTGCACGATTCGGATTACATCAAGGCTGCTAAGCGCTTGTATATGACTGCAACGCCACGGCTTTTCGATGACGCTGTTAAAGGCAAAGCCGCAGAGCACTCGGCGGAGCTGACCTCCATGGATGATGAGGGAATCTATGGACCGGAGTTCTATCGTTTGGGCTTCGGCGAGGCCGTGGACAAGGGCTTGCTTACGGACTACAAGGTCCTCGTGATGACCGTCGATGAATCCGTGGCAGCTAACGCCATGGCTCATAGTGAAAACAACCAGATCAACCTGACGCTGGCTTCTGCGATGATCGGTGCGTGGAATGGCCTGGCTAAACGCTCGGGTGAGTTGCAGGGAAAGAAGGGCGGTTTCGACGAAAACGCGCAGCCCATGCAGCGCGCGGTGGCCTTTGCCAAGGATATTAAGACTTCTGAGCAAATTGCGGAGAGCTTTCCTTCCCTGATTAGGACTCATCAAGAGTTGCTCAAGGACAAAGCGGCGCTTAGTGATGTCTCCTTAACCAACGTCGACCTGAACATTTCCGCTCAGCACGTCGATGGTGGCATGAACGCCATGGAGCGCGGGACGAAGTTGTCCTGGATTGAATCGCCCGCGGCCGAAAATGAAGCCCGGATACTTACCAATGCGCGCTGTCTTTCGGAGGGCGTGGATGTACCGGCGCTGGACTCGGTCATCTTCTTCAACCCCCGCAATTCCATGGTGGATGTGGTCCAGTCCGTGGGTCGCGTGATGCGTAAATCGGCGGGCAAGGATTACGGCTACATCATCTTGCCGGTCGCTGTCGCACAGGACGTGTCACCCTCGCAAGCCCTGAATGACAACCAACGCTTCAAGGTGGTCTGGCAGATTCTCAACGCACTGCGTGCACACGATGATCGCTTCAATGCCAAGATCAATTCCATTGCGCTCAATGGTGCAAACGCGCAAGATGAATTGCCTATTGACGTCAACCATGTTGGCGGTGACGAGGAGAAAAGCGATAAAGAAAAGCTTGCTGAGGCAGATCGCACCAAGTCCCCTGAGGCTTTTGAAGATTCCTCGGCCATGACGCAGCAGATTGCGTTATTCTCTCTGGAGCAATGGCAAGAGGCCATTTACACCAAGCTAGTGGATAAGGTCGGTACCCGCACCTACTGGGAAGACTGGGCCGATGACGTGGCCACCATCGCAGAAAACCAAGTCACCCGTATTACCGCGCTGGTAGACAACGCCGATGAGGATCTGCGCCAAGAATTCGATGAGTTTGTCGAGGGCCTGCGCAATAACTTGAACGATGGCATCACCGCTGATGATGCCATCTCCATGCTCTCGCAACACCTAATTACTGCACCGGTGTTCAATGCGCTATTTGAAAACCATGACTTCATTACGCACAACCCCGTAGCCCAAGTCATGGAGAAAATGGTTGCGGCTCTATCCCGGGCGAACCTTGATACAGAAACCGAATCGCTGGAAAAGTTCTACGAGTCCGTGCGCGTGCGTGCGTCCGAGGTAACCTCTGCTTCCGGTAAACAGCAGGTGATTAAGGAACTGTATGAGCGTTTCTTCCGCAAGGCCTTTAAGAAGCAAGCAGAAGCCCTTGGCATTGTTTATACCCCAGTGGAAATCGTGGACTTTATCCTGCGCGCTGCCGATGAGGTCTCCCGCAAGCACTTCGGCAAGGGGCTTAGCGATGAGGGCGTGAGCATCCTCGATCCTTTCGCTGGGACCTCGACGTTTATGGTGCGCTTGTTGCAGTCTGGGCTGATTAAGCCAGAAGACATGGCACGCAAATATGCCAACGAGCTATTCGCCACCGAGATTATGTTGCTGGCGTACTACGTCTCCACCGTCAATATCGAGACCACCTACAACGCCCTGCGTGAGGAAGCCGCCCAGCGCAATGGTGAACCAACACCGGACTACGTGCCGTTTACGAATATTGCCTTGGCGGATACCTTCCAAGTCCACGAAGATGGCGATATTCCAGACCTCAACATTTTCCGCGAGAACAACGCCACCATCGAGCGTCAAAAGAACGCGCCCATCAACGTGGTCATTGGTAATCCGCCATACTCCGCCGGCCAAAAGTCCGCGAACGACCTCAACGCTAACCAGAAGTATCCCAGCCTGGATAAGCGTATCGCTGATACCTACGCGGCCAAATCCACGGCACAGTTAAAGAATTCACTTTATGATTCTTATCTGCGCGCTTTCCGATGGGCTACCGACCGCATCGGTGACCAGGGCGTCGTAGCATTTGTCTCGAACGGCGGGTGGATCGACGGCAATACGGGTGACGGCGTGCGCTTGTCGATGGCCGAGGACTTCACCGATCTTTATATTTTTAACTTACGCGGCAACCAGCGCACTGCTGGTGAACAGTCACGAAAGGAAGGCGGAAAAATCTTCGGTTCTGGTTCTCGTAGCACTGTAGCCATCACCATCGGCATCAAAGATCCCACAAAGTCTGGTTTCCAGCTGCACTACCGAGACATCGGTGACTACCTCACCGCTGAAGAAAAACTAAGTATCGTCGATTCCTCCTCGATAGAAACCATTGACTGGCAATCTATCAAACCGAACAAAGAAGGCGACTGGTTGAACCAACGCTCTGAAGAGTTCGAGACTTGGCCCGCTATAGGTAGTAAAGGTGAGGTGGCCCAGAAGATCTTCGGAAAACTTTCATCGGGCGTCGCAACTAGCCGTGACGCATGGGTGTATTCATTGTCGATGAAACACTTGCGAGACAATATGCAGGTTTTTCTCGATAATTATTCAAAGGCGACAAAATCTTACAATAGCGAAGAAAGCTCAGTTCCCTTTAAGGATTGGTTGAAAGAAAATGACCAATTCTTAAACGGAATTAAGTGGACTGACATTCTTCAAAAGCGGGCTCAGAAGAACGAAAAAATCGAGCTAGATATGAGGGTTACAGCAAATGCTTATTATCGACCGTTCTTCCCTCAAAGGTTGTATCGAGACCCGAGATTGATGCACCGCCAGTATCAACTCCCCTCAATGTTCCCGACTCCAGAGCACTCCAATGTTGGGTATCTGCAACCCACGGTTGGTGCAAGCAAGCCGTACACCATGCTCGCGGTGGACCAGATTCCAGATCTCAATTTCTATGGTTCTGAAGGATCGCAATTCTTTACCCGCTTTACCTGGTCGCCGGTCGATGCGGAAGACGGTGGCCTGTTCGGTAAAGGAGGCATCGTTAAGCAGGGCGAAGCCAGTACGTACGGCCAGGTCGGTGAGGTTGTTGATGGGTATGTGCGGGTAGACAACATCACGGATGAGATTAAGCAGATTTACCGGGATGCGTTGGGCGGTGATGTCTCGGGTGATGACATCTTCCACTTTGTGTATGGAAAGTTGCATGACCCGGCCTATCGCACGCAGTATGCGGCGGATTTGAAGAAGATGTTGCCGCATATTGAAACGCCAAGCTCGCGTGCGGAGTTCGATAAGTTTGTCGCGGCGGGTAAGGAACTCATGGCGTTGCACGTGGRTTATGAGTCTGTGGRACCGTGGCCGCTGGRTATCCAGGTCAAGGGKGATGAGTCCAACCGTGAGACTTGGCGCGTGCAGAAGATGAAGTGGGCCAAGCGCAAGGACCCGGAAACGGGCAAGAACGTCAACGATGTGACGAAGCTGATCTACAACAAGCAGGTGACCATCTCCGGTATTCCGGCAGAGGCGGATCAGTACATGCTGGGCTCGCGCTCAGCGGTGGCGTGGTTGATTGACCGGTATCAGGTGAAGAAGGACAAGGCCTCCGGGATTGTGAATGACCCGAACGATTGGGCCGATGAGGTGGGCAACCCGCGCTACATCGTGGACCTGATTGGCAAGGTTACTCGCGTGGCGATGGAGACCGTGCGGATCGTGGATGACTTGGATTCTGATACAGGTGCATAG
- the trhA gene encoding PAQR family membrane homeostasis protein TrhA, whose translation MADRGERPLTRGWGHALAALLSVIASTVLITYAWMTLQWWQGLGVTVYGLGLVGLFGVSALYHRYPWASPRAVQWWRRADHATIAVFIAATYTPLCLIALSPGQAAWMLATAWAGAILGVILSLVWIEHPRWLDVVVYLALGWLVLPLLPTLWSQAGPAVVWLLLAGGVVYSVGALVYGFKWPGRNARYYGYHEHFHTATIAAAVVHLVAVWQVVVGAS comes from the coding sequence ATGGCGGACCGCGGCGAGCGGCCGCTGACCCGTGGCTGGGGTCATGCGCTGGCGGCGTTGCTTTCTGTCATTGCCTCCACCGTGCTTATTACGTATGCGTGGATGACGCTGCAGTGGTGGCAGGGACTAGGCGTTACTGTCTACGGCTTGGGCTTGGTGGGCCTTTTTGGTGTATCCGCGCTCTACCACCGCTACCCGTGGGCTAGTCCCCGGGCGGTGCAGTGGTGGCGCCGAGCGGATCACGCCACGATTGCGGTGTTCATTGCCGCGACCTACACACCGTTGTGCTTGATTGCGTTATCCCCAGGCCAGGCTGCCTGGATGCTAGCCACTGCGTGGGCGGGTGCGATTTTGGGCGTGATATTGAGCCTGGTGTGGATTGAGCACCCGAGATGGTTGGACGTTGTGGTCTATTTGGCGCTGGGCTGGCTGGTGCTACCGCTATTGCCCACGCTGTGGAGCCAGGCTGGTCCGGCGGTGGTCTGGCTGCTGCTGGCCGGCGGGGTGGTCTACTCCGTGGGTGCGCTGGTCTATGGCTTTAAGTGGCCAGGGCGCAACGCGCGTTATTACGGCTATCACGAGCACTTCCACACCGCGACCATCGCGGCGGCGGTGGTGCACCTCGTGGCGGTGTGGCAGGTTGTCGTAGGGGCTAGCTAA
- a CDS encoding Panacea domain-containing protein has product MASIVDAGQYITERIPNVDKLKLYKLCYFSQGWHFAWTGRPMFCEEFQAWRHGPVSRELHARTWQVAGSHRPWPVPCVPGGLSENLSAYEREVVDSIITFYGGVDSTELSDLSHGLAWNKARRGIAKDQKSNEVLQATAILQEFSQALDSRKPTPQSPLQSPEVLLPNVELDEDVEQILASPQAKQVEHDWRETFRILANR; this is encoded by the coding sequence ATGGCTAGCATTGTAGATGCGGGACAATACATCACTGAACGTATTCCCAATGTAGATAAGCTTAAGCTGTACAAGCTGTGCTACTTTTCCCAAGGCTGGCATTTCGCGTGGACAGGGCGGCCAATGTTTTGCGAAGAGTTTCAGGCTTGGCGGCATGGCCCCGTCTCCCGTGAGCTACACGCTCGGACATGGCAGGTAGCGGGCTCCCACCGTCCTTGGCCGGTTCCTTGCGTGCCTGGGGGCCTTAGCGAAAATCTAAGTGCATACGAGCGCGAAGTAGTAGATAGCATTATTACTTTCTACGGTGGCGTTGACTCCACCGAGCTGTCTGATTTGAGTCATGGACTTGCCTGGAACAAGGCCCGTCGTGGCATTGCGAAAGATCAAAAATCGAACGAGGTTCTCCAAGCTACGGCAATACTTCAAGAGTTTTCCCAAGCATTAGACTCGCGCAAGCCCACTCCTCAATCTCCGCTTCAATCACCAGAAGTTCTCTTACCCAATGTCGAACTCGACGAGGACGTGGAGCAGATTTTAGCTTCACCACAAGCCAAGCAAGTCGAACACGACTGGCGGGAAACTTTCCGGATTTTGGCGAACCGCTAA
- a CDS encoding acyl-CoA thioesterase, producing the protein MSSTDSAADSPKSPALTLRFMASPTDVTMAGAPGINGGRVLEWIDKAAYACAVQWSGQYCVTAYVGHIHFTRPIPSGHIVEVRSRIAMTGRSSMHIINEVLSADPREGIFTRACDCLVIFVAKDPESNKTTPVPTFVPDSDEHLRVAEAAKSRIELRKAIEQEMDKQTYDGPSDAPRMVNRFLAKPTDVNWGGKVHGGTAMQWIDEAGTACTMEWSGERTVAVYAGGIRFYRPISIGDLIEVDARMMRTDTRSMQMSIHVRADDPRGGRDNLKTAIHATVAYIGMDRDGQPMTARTFTPQTEEDIRLAEHANILRELRGEYSPKPLIVAPHHQHVD; encoded by the coding sequence ATGTCATCTACTGACTCCGCTGCGGATTCCCCAAAGTCCCCTGCTCTCACGCTGCGCTTTATGGCATCGCCTACCGATGTCACCATGGCCGGCGCCCCCGGCATCAATGGCGGGCGCGTGCTGGAATGGATCGATAAGGCAGCCTATGCCTGCGCCGTGCAGTGGTCCGGCCAATACTGCGTGACCGCATATGTGGGCCATATCCACTTCACCCGCCCCATTCCCTCCGGGCACATCGTAGAGGTGCGCTCGCGCATTGCGATGACCGGCCGGTCTTCCATGCACATCATCAACGAGGTGCTTTCTGCTGATCCCCGCGAAGGCATTTTCACCCGCGCCTGCGACTGCTTGGTGATCTTCGTAGCCAAGGACCCCGAGAGCAATAAGACCACCCCGGTGCCCACCTTCGTGCCGGATTCCGATGAGCACCTGCGCGTGGCCGAGGCCGCGAAATCCCGCATCGAGCTGCGCAAGGCCATTGAGCAGGAAATGGACAAGCAGACCTACGATGGGCCATCCGATGCCCCGCGCATGGTCAACCGCTTTTTAGCCAAGCCCACCGACGTCAACTGGGGCGGCAAGGTACACGGTGGCACCGCGATGCAGTGGATCGATGAGGCCGGCACGGCCTGCACCATGGAGTGGTCCGGCGAGCGCACCGTGGCCGTCTATGCCGGCGGTATCCGCTTTTATCGGCCCATTTCCATCGGGGATCTCATTGAGGTCGATGCCCGCATGATGCGCACCGATACCCGCTCCATGCAGATGTCCATCCACGTCCGCGCCGACGATCCCCGCGGCGGCCGCGACAATTTAAAGACCGCCATCCACGCCACCGTGGCCTATATTGGCATGGACCGCGATGGGCAGCCGATGACCGCGCGCACCTTCACCCCGCAGACGGAGGAGGACATCCGCTTGGCCGAACACGCCAATATCTTGCGCGAACTGCGCGGCGAGTACTCCCCTAAGCCGCTCATTGTGGCGCCGCATCACCAACACGTGGATTAA
- a CDS encoding sterol carrier family protein: MHKPVDPAATRAAVIAIKDWIQDPDGQQKPGRALLADAVRRTARTLEADAPGHSVELRVPPFVAVQCIEGPRHTRGTPPNVVEMDAETWLRLATGVTDWDEVKNTGRVDASGSRSGEIAQWLPIIPLVFDGPTR; encoded by the coding sequence ATGCATAAACCCGTTGATCCCGCCGCCACGCGCGCGGCCGTCATCGCCATCAAGGACTGGATTCAGGACCCGGACGGGCAACAAAAGCCAGGCAGGGCCCTGCTTGCCGATGCCGTCCGTCGCACCGCCCGCACCCTCGAGGCCGACGCGCCGGGGCATTCGGTGGAGCTGCGCGTACCCCCATTTGTTGCGGTGCAGTGCATTGAAGGCCCCCGTCACACGCGCGGCACCCCACCCAATGTGGTGGAAATGGATGCGGAGACCTGGCTGCGTTTGGCCACCGGTGTCACGGACTGGGACGAGGTCAAAAACACAGGTCGCGTTGATGCTTCCGGGTCGCGTTCAGGGGAGATTGCACAGTGGCTGCCGATTATTCCGTTAGTTTTCGACGGCCCAACGCGCTAA